A single Primulina eburnea isolate SZY01 chromosome 11, ASM2296580v1, whole genome shotgun sequence DNA region contains:
- the LOC140804485 gene encoding protein LURP-one-related 5-like: MTIVEEGYVYEEETHLTVLKTSHFFCGDGFSVYDSKGQLVFRVDSYGPDAAETGELVLMDADGGCLLTVRRKWPSLHQRWEGFVGEGTEGKKPLFSVRRSSIIGRSGVEVEVYSDPNVDYHVEGSFGCRNCRILNEENEAVAEIRRKVDASTHVVLGKDVFLLSLKPGFDAAFAMGLVLVLDRIHGDEEAPVGENGSRVGVEPSVEAPKSSP, from the exons ATGACGATTGTGGAAGAAGGGTATGTATACGAAGAGGAAACCCATCTCACAGTGCTCAAAACCTCCCATTTCTTCTGCGGAGACGGCTTCAGCGTTTATGACTCCAAAGGCCAACTTGTCTTCCGTGTCGACTCCTATGGCCCCGACGCTGCTGAAACGGGAGAACTCGTTCTCATGGACGCCGACGGTGGATGCCTCCTCACTGTCCGGAGAAAG TGGCCGAGCCTGCATCAGAGATGGGAAGGCTTTGTCGGGGAGGGAACCGAAGGGAAAAAGCCGCTGTTCAGCGTACGTAGATCATCCATAATCGGTCGATCGGGCGTAGAGGTTGAGGTGTATAGCGATCCGAACGTGGACTACCACGTAGAGGGTTCGTTCGGATGCCGGAACTGCAGAATCTTGAACGAGGAGAACGAAGCGGTTGCTGAGATACGCCGCAAGGTCGACGCCTCTACGCATGTCGTTCTTGGAAAAGACGTCTTCTTGCTCTCGCTGAAGCCTGGGTTCGACGCCGCGTTTGCCATGGGATTGGTTTTGGTGCTTGATCGGATCCATGGTGACGAGGAGGCGCCGGTAGGTGAGAATGGGAGTAGGGTTGGTGTGGAACCGAGCGTAGAGGCTCCAAAGTCTTCACCGTAG
- the LOC140805580 gene encoding uncharacterized protein, translating into MEGSTNTVFRPPVLDGSNYALWKVKMRVFIKSIDERAWQRVLDGWSPPKLEDADGDTRLKPESTWTVDEVQSSNYNSKALNAIFSSVDTRMFNLITTCVCAKDAWEILQKHCEGSASVRKTRLRMVASKFESLRMEDKESILEYDCRLRQLSNESHGLGDPIPNERLVNKVLRSLPERFNVKVCAIEESKDTSTINLDELMSSLRTFEMNLDLQRKDKGKTIAFEASTESYDEILQISKEVDKSDLGEESISLFTKKFGDYLKTMREKKIIGQKSELPNNSTSAKAQKFTPMKGQFRPKTELQIQSNVKNLDSVQCRECSGYGHYANECANRLRRNKGMTVTLSDEESDDDQESNESEKHISLSAVIKEKRLMQINPLGVATGVAIPGRNISSNSLCLNSTTLNESSQSENQEIDDDEITLESVQTMYEELYEDWIKRNKVNAILSKENTELKSQVSRLEVILSKKDLELCKVKEELEKSSQIFAKLNSSTSKLDSLLMNGKNDKAGLGYSNSLFEIGESSNTERKPTVFVKEKAETSNVPHTGKGAPSKRQLSTKKSKSRKRHFICHYCFRPGHIKPYCFKLRDDYKRWESKQVLPQVLYNTRRNTANRKPSVKKVWVPKANIKCSVIYTSLKTNIAGIWYFDSGCSRHMTGSKDHLIDYVELQNGHVTYGGGTRSADNCYQLGEDLVCNHSKVSELNLWHQKLGHANFKTLKNLGKYDAVRDLTGKTIEDDVDGLLNVSEPLPNTDVAPGVVTPKPTPALAEANDEPEENGEDDVDVTNGSDIPSKIQKNHPSSQIIGETFEGMQTRRKEKVDYRKMMGLVCMTSVYSQP; encoded by the exons ATGGAAGGATCAACAAATACTGTTTTTAGGCCTCCCGTGTTGGATGGATCAAACTATGCATTGTGGAAAGtaaaaatgagggtttttattaAATCCATTGATGAAAGAGCTTGGCAACGTGTACTTGATGGTTGGAGTCCACCAAAACTCGAGGATGCTGATGGAGACACACGGCTCAAACCTGAAAGTACATGGACTGTCGATGAAGTGCAATCTTCAAACTACAATTCCAAGGCTCTCAATGCTATATTTTCATCTGTTGACACAAGGATGTTTAATTTAATCACCACTTGTGTATGCGCCAAAGATGCTTGGGAGATACTCCAGAAGCACTGTGAAGGATCCGCAAGTGTGCGTAAAACTAGGCTGAGGATGGTGGCATCAAAATTTGAAAGCCTGAGAATGGAGGACAAGGAGTCTATTCTTGAGTATGACTGCCGGTTGAGACAACTCTCAAACGAATCACATGGTCTAGGAGATCCCATACCAAATGAAAGACTGGTGAACAAGGTCCTAAGATCTCTTCCTGAGAGATTCAATGTCAAAGTCTGTGCTATTGAAGAATCTAAGGACACTTCAACGATCAACCTGGATGAATTAATGAGTTCTCTCAGAACTTTTGAGATGAATCTTGATTTACAAAGGAAGGATAAAGGGAAGACAATAGCCTTTGAAGCCTCAACCGAATCTTATGATGAAATCCTTCAAATATCTAAAGAGGTGGATAAGTCTGATTTAGGTGAAGAATCGATCTCTCTGTTTACTAAGAAATTTGGAGATTACTTGAAGACTATGAGAGAAAAGAAGATAATTGGACAAAAATCTGAGTTGCCAAATAACTCCACTTCTGCAAAAGCTCAAAAGTTTACTCCTATGAAAGGACAATTTCGACCGAAAACCGAATTGCAAATCCAATCAAATGTCAAAAATCTGGATTCAGTGCAATGTAGAGAGTGTTCCGGATATGGACATTATGCCAATGAATGTGCCAATCGACTTCGAAGAAACAAAGGCATGACTGTCACTCTAAGTGATGAAGAGTCTGATGATGACCAAGAATCAAATGAATCTGAAAAACATATATCGTTGTCTGCTGTGATCAAGGAGAAACGCTTAATGCAAATCAACCCATTGGGTGTTGCCACCGGTGTTGCAATACCTGGTCGCAACATCTCTTCAAATTCCTTATGTCTCAATTCTACAACCCTTAATGAATCAAGTCAGTCTGAAAATCAGGAAATAGATGATGATGAGATCACTCTGGAAAGTGTGCAGACAATGTATGAAGAATTGTACGAAGACTGGATCAAACGAAATAAAGTGAATGCAATTCTATCCAAAGAGAACACTGAGTTGAAGTCTCAAGTATCACGACTTGAAGTAATCttgagcaagaaagatctggAGCTATGCAAAGTCAAGGAGGAGcttgaaaaatcatctcaaattttTGCCAAGCTTAATTCAAGTACATCTAAACTTGATTCACTTCTAATGAATGGAAAGAATGACAAAGCTGGACTTGGTTATTCAAATAGCTTGTTTGAAATTGGAGAATCATCCAATACTGAAAGAAAGCCAACTGTCTTTGTCAAGGAAAAGGCTGAAACTTCGAATGTTCCACACACTGGTAAAGGTGCTCCATCGAAGAGGCAATTGTCTACCAAGAAGTCCAAGTCTAGGAAACGTCACTTCATCTGTCACTACTGTTTTAGACCTGGTCACATCAAACCCTACTGTTTTAAACTTAGAGATGACTACAAAAGATGGGAATCTAAACAGGTGTTGCCACAGGTGTTGTACAACACTCGGCGCAACACTGCCAACAGGAAGCCATCGGTAAAAAAGGTTTGGGTACCCAAGGCCAATATTAAATGTTCTGTTATCTATACTTCATTAAAAACTAACATTGCAGGTATATGGTACTTTGACAGTGGctgctcacgccacatgacaggctCTAAGGACCATTTGATTGACTATGTTGAAttacagaatggtcatgtgacaTATGGAGGAG GTACAAGGTCTGCTGACAATTGCTATCAACTTGGAGAAGACCTGgtgtgcaatcattcaaaggtgAGTGAACTGAACTTGTGGCATCAAAAATTGGGTCATGCAAATTTCAAGACACTAAAGAATCTTGGTAAGTACgatgctgtgagag ATCTGACGGGAAAAACAATCGAGGATGATGTTGATGGGCTGCTGAATGTAAGTGAGCCACTGCCTAACACAGATGTTGCACCCGGTGTTGTAACACCGAAGCCAACACCTGCACTGGCAGAAGCAAATGATGAACCAGAAGAAAATGGGGAAGATGATGTTGATGTAACAAATGGGTCTGACATTCCCAGcaagattcagaaaaatcatccttCGTCCCAGATCATTGGAGAGACATTTGAAGGAATGCAAActagaagaaaggagaaggTGGACTATCGGAAAATGATGGGACTAGTATGCATGACTTCCGTATACTCTCAG CCTTAA